In the Phaseolus vulgaris cultivar G19833 chromosome 7, P. vulgaris v2.0, whole genome shotgun sequence genome, one interval contains:
- the LOC137829101 gene encoding uncharacterized protein → MEENSMATIRNIEIQMEKEAKQFEEIQSGQFSVDSQTNPKEHCNNVIIEKEDEIEELEREKKRSEEEKNENKERGNLKQDSTFERFRKNRSYIEKRNIELEDRYSVIIQKGLPQKFKDPRSFNLPVSIGALFVDNALLDLGVSVNIIPLAMLKKISDLEIKPTKMTLKLVDQVTKYPYGVVEEVLLKVDKFTFPVDFVVMDMKEDEEVPLILRRPFMKTARIIVDVDKGELQGKNVYRRMDQRDIAPRNKQASS, encoded by the exons ATGGAAGAAAATAGCATGGCAACGATTAGGAATATAGAGATCCAGATGGAAAAAGAGGCCAAACAATTTGAAGAAATACAAAGTGGCCAATTTTCAGTTGACAGCCAAACCAACCCAAAAGAGCATTGCAATAATGTaataattgaaaaagaagatgagattgaggagttagagagagaaaagaaaagaagtgaggaagaaaaaaatgaaaataaggagagag gaaatttgaagcaagattcaacatttgaaagatttcgaaagaataggagctatattgaaaaaagaaatatagAGTTGGAGGATAGATACAGTGTCATTATTCAAAAAGGCTTGCCTCAAAAATTCAAGGACCCAAGGAGTTTTAACCTTCCCGTGTCTATAGGTGCTTTATTTGTAGACAATGCTTTATTGGATTTGGGAGTAAGCGTAAATATAATTCCTTTGGCAATGCTGAAGAAAATAAGTGATTTGGAGATTAAACCCACCAAGATGACTTTAAAGTTAGTTGATCAAGTAACCAAGTATCcatatggtgtggttgaagaaGTTCTCCTAAAGGTGGATAAATTCACATTCCCTGTGGATTTTGTTGTGATggacatgaaagaagatgaggaggTTCCCTTGATACTTAGAAGACCCTTTATGAAGACTGCTAGAATCATAGTTGATGTTGACAAAGGAGAACTTCAA GGGAAGAATGTGTACAGAAGGATGGATCAAAGAGATATTGCACCTCGAAATAAACAAGCGTCAAGCTAG